One window of Pleurodeles waltl isolate 20211129_DDA chromosome 3_1, aPleWal1.hap1.20221129, whole genome shotgun sequence genomic DNA carries:
- the LOC138283548 gene encoding uromodulin-like codes for MADGISTIFVMEYTVNKTHARACSDCASDSICQPKWNYVTCVCKAGFTGNGFQCMETSACTATGCCPSGYTWDEETCVDVDECTDLSLNKCSPPSTCVNEMGTYVCTEDRSVPCNVSPCDSSMDCLNVNGELQCTDPCLNYQELDGTARLSNVSSTGRFLSDRSLYGWFRYMGSAGVRMKEGCVGGLRCGSAEPFTLVGSHPALEAGIRTIPVQINTISGACTRYGSILVKACPGDFYVYKFSGSSRSEVFCTDWKS; via the exons atggcagatggaatatccaccatatttgtgatggagtatactGTCAACAAAACTC ATGCACGAGCCTGCAGCGACTGTGCCTCGGACTCCATCTGTCAACCAAAATGGAACTATGTGACCTGCGTATGCAAGGCAGGGTTTACTGGTAATGGATTCCAATGCATGGAGACATCTGCTTGCACGGCCACTGGGTGCTGCCCCTCAGGGTACACCTGGGACGAGGAGACCTGTGTAGATGTGGATGAATGCACAGACCTGTCGCTGAACAAGTGCTCCCCTCCCTCAACCTGTGTAAACGAGATGGGCACTTATGTGTGCACAGAAGACCGCTCGGTACCATGTAATGTTTCTCCATGTGATAGTTCCATGGACTGCCTCAATGTAAATGGAGAACTGCAGTGTACCGACCCCTGCTTGAACTATCAAGAGCTGGATGGGACAGCTCGTTTGTCCAATGTTAGCTCCACTGGCAGGTTCCTCTCCGACCGCTCTCTGTACGGCTGGTTCCGGTACATGGGTAGCGCAGGAGTAAGAATGAAGGAAGGGTGCGTTGGGGGCTTACGATGTGGCTCTGCAGAGCCCTTCACCTTGGTGGGCAGCCACCCAGCCTTGGAAGCCGGTATACGCACTATACCTGTCCAGATAAACACAATATCTGGTGCTTGCACCCGTTATGGGTCCATCCTTGTCAAAGCATGCCCTGGAGACTTCTACGTATACAAGTTTTCTGGGTCTTCGAGGTCTGAGGTATTCTGTACTGACTGGAAGAGCTAA